In the genome of Calditrichota bacterium, one region contains:
- a CDS encoding T9SS type A sorting domain-containing protein gives MFFHAKLSRCLFYFILIISLLLPISSLSQVVDTLWFEDFEDEPQERWGITGGTWDFGKPVIGPDTAYGGIKCAATVFNGNYPTTAEAKLIRDIPFKVPPKSENPRLKFWHWYSFSSSDYGQLQISTDGENWTTLSATYSATSSNVWTLTFIDIAEFADSLVQIAFRFHSEDNPWVGGTDVSTGWYIDNISLLSGEVKNTNPEYFEEGINDWSAERGTWEVGMPFSGPDSCFFPPNCAGTVLNGNYASTVDSRFLSQQIVVPESERLPRLRFYHWYSFSSSDFGEVHIKKNNGKWEVVSDRYVNTSGGIWSQPPSIDLTPFAGDTIQIGFRFYSEDNPWVGGSDVSSGWYLDGVRVICANDSPPELSLPDFMVLYPDSVITIDLLDFTNDIDSPDSLMTYDISSNSKALNWSYNDSIKNLILWSASLDSCDTCLIYIKVTDECVKSDYDTMDIIIESIVGVEDFNLLKPKDYILRQNYPNPFNPTSVIRFDIPKASLVNLTIYNAIGQKVATVVNKKMVAGSHKATFNGTGLASGVYYYQLKADKFLLTRKMVLLR, from the coding sequence ATGTTTTTTCATGCAAAATTATCTCGCTGTCTTTTTTACTTTATATTGATTATTAGCTTGCTGCTTCCAATTTCATCTCTCTCCCAGGTGGTAGATACATTGTGGTTTGAAGATTTTGAAGATGAGCCTCAAGAACGCTGGGGGATTACTGGAGGTACTTGGGATTTTGGTAAGCCGGTGATAGGGCCCGATACTGCCTATGGTGGTATTAAATGTGCTGCAACGGTTTTTAATGGCAATTACCCTACAACCGCTGAAGCAAAACTAATAAGAGATATTCCATTCAAGGTACCTCCAAAATCAGAAAACCCTAGACTTAAATTTTGGCATTGGTATAGCTTTTCATCTTCTGATTATGGACAACTTCAAATAAGTACAGATGGAGAAAACTGGACAACTTTATCGGCGACTTATTCCGCAACTAGTAGTAATGTTTGGACTCTTACATTCATCGATATCGCAGAATTTGCTGATTCACTAGTCCAAATCGCATTCCGATTTCATTCGGAAGATAATCCGTGGGTCGGTGGTACTGACGTAAGTACAGGGTGGTATATCGATAATATATCGTTACTATCAGGGGAGGTAAAGAATACTAATCCAGAATATTTTGAGGAAGGTATTAATGATTGGTCTGCTGAACGAGGTACATGGGAGGTTGGCATGCCATTTTCCGGGCCTGATTCATGTTTTTTTCCGCCTAATTGTGCAGGAACTGTTTTAAATGGAAACTATGCATCAACAGTTGATAGTAGATTTTTATCACAACAAATCGTTGTCCCTGAAAGTGAAAGATTACCTCGTTTACGTTTTTACCATTGGTATAGTTTTTCTTCATCCGATTTCGGTGAGGTTCATATCAAAAAAAATAATGGGAAATGGGAAGTTGTTTCAGACAGATATGTAAATACAAGTGGGGGAATTTGGTCGCAACCTCCATCGATTGATTTGACGCCGTTTGCGGGAGATACAATTCAAATAGGGTTCCGTTTTTATTCTGAAGATAATCCTTGGGTTGGTGGAAGCGATGTTAGTTCAGGTTGGTATCTGGATGGAGTTAGAGTAATCTGTGCAAATGATAGTCCTCCAGAATTAAGCCTGCCTGATTTTATGGTTTTATATCCTGACTCAGTAATTACAATAGACCTTTTAGATTTTACAAACGATATTGATTCTCCTGACTCATTGATGACCTATGATATAAGTTCAAATAGTAAAGCTTTGAACTGGTCGTATAATGATTCAATAAAAAATCTGATACTTTGGTCAGCAAGTTTAGATTCTTGTGATACATGTTTGATTTATATAAAAGTTACAGATGAGTGTGTTAAATCAGATTATGATACAATGGATATTATAATTGAATCTATTGTGGGGGTTGAAGATTTTAATCTATTAAAGCCCAAAGACTATATTCTACGACAAAACTATCCAAACCCTTTTAATCCAACATCAGTTATCAGGTTTGATATTCCAAAAGCTTCACTGGTCAATCTTACAATATACAATGCCATTGGTCAGA
- a CDS encoding response regulator transcription factor — protein sequence MKQIFIIEDEQQDREDLAQIIESNKQYKCSGAFPNCESALKKLIDEKPDLVLLDIFLPGLSGVDGAIAIKALSPKTPILMLSRSDNENHIFNSLKNGASGYLLKTDGPQKILKSIDDVLNGRAAMSMSIANKVNEYFKLLGTEIKLTKHQREVLLDLGSGKSNKAIADDRNLSVHAIKYHTNNIYNIMHVSGRLNAVLTALKKGLIDIDDLDFSDNPSTEN from the coding sequence ATGAAACAAATATTTATTATCGAAGATGAGCAACAGGATAGGGAAGATTTAGCGCAAATAATTGAAAGTAATAAACAGTACAAATGCAGTGGCGCTTTTCCTAATTGTGAATCCGCATTAAAAAAACTAATCGATGAAAAACCGGATCTTGTTTTACTGGATATATTTTTGCCAGGCCTTTCCGGAGTTGATGGCGCCATAGCAATAAAAGCCTTGTCGCCAAAAACCCCAATTCTAATGCTTTCCAGGTCTGATAATGAAAATCATATTTTTAATTCATTAAAAAACGGTGCTTCGGGATATTTGTTAAAAACGGATGGTCCACAAAAAATACTAAAATCTATTGATGATGTTTTAAACGGTCGCGCGGCAATGAGCATGTCTATTGCCAATAAGGTTAATGAATACTTTAAACTTCTCGGTACAGAAATCAAGCTAACCAAACATCAAAGGGAAGTTTTACTCGATTTAGGTTCGGGAAAAAGTAACAAAGCCATAGCTGATGATCGCAACCTCTCTGTACATGCCATTAAATATCATACCAACAATATTTATAATATCATGCATGTTTCTGGCCGCCTTAATGCGGTTTTAACAGCGTTAAAAAAAGGGCTTATCGATATAGATGACCTTGATTTTTCAGATAATCCCTCTACTGAAAACTAA
- a CDS encoding DUF5131 family protein: MKKSNIDRIGLERWNPITGCTKYSAGCKHCYAERMANKLASWNNPRYENGFEFKMHEDLLEKPLKVKKGRKYFVCSMSDLFHENATDEFILKVFETMNLAQQHTFMVVTKRAERLIELNDRINWSDNIIMGVTIESDKYEFRADLLRQTGALHKYLSLKPLLSSLNTLNLDGIDWLLVGGESGGEAARPVKIEWIRELRDKSVEANIPFYFRQWGRAENNPDPLDPSIKNVKGGLLLDGQTWKQLPSVLQ, encoded by the coding sequence ATGAAGAAAAGTAATATTGATAGAATCGGGTTAGAGCGTTGGAACCCAATTACCGGTTGCACAAAATATAGTGCTGGATGTAAGCACTGCTATGCAGAAAGAATGGCAAATAAACTGGCAAGCTGGAATAATCCCAGATATGAAAATGGCTTTGAATTCAAAATGCATGAAGATTTACTGGAAAAGCCCCTAAAAGTAAAAAAAGGTAGAAAATACTTTGTCTGCTCCATGTCAGATTTGTTTCATGAGAATGCAACCGATGAATTCATTTTGAAAGTTTTTGAAACAATGAATCTCGCACAACAACATACTTTTATGGTTGTTACCAAAAGGGCAGAAAGACTAATTGAACTAAATGATAGGATAAACTGGTCTGATAATATTATCATGGGTGTTACTATAGAAAGCGATAAATATGAGTTCCGCGCTGACCTGCTCAGGCAAACCGGAGCCCTCCATAAATATCTATCCTTAAAGCCACTGTTAAGCTCATTGAACACCCTAAACCTGGATGGCATTGACTGGCTTCTGGTTGGTGGAGAATCAGGTGGAGAAGCAGCACGGCCAGTAAAGATAGAGTGGATTAGGGAACTCAGGGATAAGTCTGTTGAGGCAAATATTCCTTTTTATTTCCGTCAATGGGGCAGGGCTGAAAACAATCCTGATCCACTAGATCCTAGCATTAAAAATGTTAAGGGCGGCTTATTGTTAGATGGCCAGACCTGGAAACAACTACCAAGTGTTTTACAATAA